The DNA region GTGATATAATAGGGAAAAATATTTAAAGCAATGGAGAATCTGAACTTAATTGATTCGTTTCTGGAGTTTAAGGAACTCAAGAATATTGACAGGCCAACCATGATGAGTGTGCTTGAGGATGTTTTCCGCAGCATGTTGGTTAAGCTTTACGGTTCCGACGATAACTTTGATATAATTATCAACATTGATAAGGGCGATTTTGTGATTTACCGTAACCGCGAGGTGGTTGAGGATGGTGCGGTAGAAGACCCAAATCGTCAGATTTCACTTTCCGACGCCCGCAAGATTGACGAGGATTACGAGGTTGGCGAGGAGGTTACTTCGGAGGTTTCGCTCTCAGAGTTTGGACGCAGGGCCATTCTGGCGCTTCGCCAAAACCTTACATCGCGAATCATGGAGCTGGAGCGCAACAACCTTTACAGTAAGTACAAGGATAGAATTGGCGAAATAATTACCGGCGAGGTTTACCAGGTTTGGAAAAAGGAAATCCTGGTACTTGACGATGAGGGCAACGAGCTAATTCTACCTAAAAGTGAGCAGATCCCTTCCGATTTCTACCGCAAAGGCGATAGCATCCGTGCAGTGGTTTACAAGGTAGAGATGCGTAATAACACCCCTCAAATCATACTTTCAAGAACGGCTAATGCTTTTCTGGAACGACTATTTGAGCTTGAGGTGCCCGAGATTTTCGATGGCTTGATCACCATTAAAAAGATTGTTCGTATACCGGGCGAAAGGGCAAAGGTTGCCGTAGAATCGTACGATGAGCGTGTCGACCCCGTTGGTGCCTGTGTGGGTATGAAGGGTAGCCGAATACACGGAATTGTTCGTGAGCTAAGGAACGAAAGCATCGATGTAATAAACTACACCACAAACACCCAGCTGTTTATACAGCGTGCCTTAAGCCCTGCTAAAATTACGTCCATTAAGATTGATGAGGAAAACAAACGTGCCGAGGTTTACCTAAAACCATCGGAAGTATCGCTGGCCATTGGTAAGGGTGGATACAACATCAAGCTGGCAAGCCAGCTTACCGGTTACGAGATTGATGTTTACCGCGAATCGGCTGCTGAGGACGAGGAAGATGTTAGCATCGATGAATTTGTTGACGAGATTGACGAGTGGATAATTGATGTTCTGAAAGGTATTGGTTGTGATACAGCCAAGAGCGTACTTGAGATTCCATTCGATGAGCTTGTAAAACGTACTGACCTCGAGGAGGAAACCGTTAAGGAAATCATAAGAATTTTGAAGTCAGAGTTTGAATAGTTTTGCCATTAGTTTAGTTTTGCAAAGTAATAAATAAATCAGGGGAAGAAGCCTTTATGACAAGCGATAAAAAAATCAGGCTCAGTAAGCTGGCAAAAGAGTTTAACGTTGGCGTGGGAACACTGGTAGAGTTTCTCCACAAGCGTGGTTACGATGTGGAAAACAATCCCAACGCTAAGGTTGACCAGGATGTTGTCACCATTCTTGAGAAAGAGTTTGGTAGCGAGCTAGACCTTAAGAAAAAAACTGAGCAACAAAAGGAAAACCTTAAGGCTTTAAGGGATAAAAAGAAAACAATATCTATCGACGATATTGAAAAGGACGAGGATGATTTCTCCGATGAGCCATCGGACGATGAGATAATCATTAAAACAAACACAATTGAAACGGCTACCCCAACCATAGAGGTCGAAAAACCTAAAATCGACCTTAAGGTAAAGGGTAAGATTGACCTCGATACTTTAGGCAAAAAGCCTAAAGAGCCTAAACCCGAGCCTAAGCCTGAGGAAAAGCCTACGCCCGTAAAGGAGCAACCTTCGACCCCAAAAGAGGAAAAAGAAGCTAAGCCAAAGCAGGATGAGGTTATTAAACCCAATGTTAAGGTTGAAGCCCCTAAGGTAGTTGGCAAAATTGATATCGAAAAGGCTGGAAAAACCCATACAAAGGAGGCGCATCGCCCTCATCAAAAGGACGAAAAGCCACAACCCACCAAGGAGGTTATTAAGAAACCTGCCGTTGAGGCTGAAAAGGGAACCCCAGCTGAACCCGAGGTTACTGCCAGAACTCAGGAAACAGAGCCTGAGGTTTACAGGGCCGAGGTTGAAAAACTCTCAGGACCAACCATCAAGGGTAAAATTGACCTCAGCCGCTTTGAGGTAAAGAAAAAACCTGTTGCCTCATCGTCCGATTTCGATAAGGAGGGAAAGAAGAAAAAACGGAAACGTATCAAAAAGGGCGATAAGGTAGGCATTGACCAACCCCAGGAGGTAAAGGTTGATAAGGAAGCCAACAAGGACGACTTTAAAGCCAAAAAGCTCAAAAAGAAGAATAAAAAGAAAATAATTAGACCTGAGGTTGACGAGGAAGAGGTTCAGCGTCAAATTAAGGAAACCCTTGCAAGGTTAACCACCAAAGGGAAGACCAAAAGTTCCAAGTATCGCCGTGAGAAACGTGAGATACTTAGCGCCCGTCAGCGCGAGGAACTTGAACGCCAGGAGCAGGAAAAGCAGGTGCTCAAGGTTTCAGAGTTTGTTTCGGCCAATGAGCTATCTGCCATGATGAACGTTCCCGTAACCGATGTTATTGATGTGTGCATGAACCTGGGCCTGATGGTTTCCATTAACCAACGCCTCGATGCCGAGACCATGGCTCTGGTTGCCGATGAATTTGGCTATAAGGTTGAGTTTGTAAGCGTTGATGTTCAGGAGGTTATCAAGGAGGAGGAAGAGGACAAACCTGAAGATTTGAAACCACGCCCACCCATTGTAACCGTAATGGGTCACGTTGACCATGGTAAAACATCGCTGCTCGACTATATAAGACACACAAACGTAATTGCCGGTGAGGCTGGTGGTATTACCCAGCATATTGGTGCATACAGCGTTGAGCTTGAGGATGGACGTAAGATTACATTCCTCGATACTCCCGGTCACGAGGCATTCACCGCCATGCGCGCCCGTGGAGCAAAGCTTACCGACGTTGCTATTATTGTGGTTGCCGCCGACGATGCGGTGATGCCCCAAACCGTTGAGGCAATAAACCATGCCAGTGCTGCCGGTGTTCCCATTGTTTTTGCCATCAACAAGATTGATAAGCCAACTGCCGACCCCGAGCGTATTAAAGGGGAACTGGCAAACATGAACTACCTGGTTGAGGACTGGGGAGGTAAATACCAGTGCCAGGAAATTTCGGCAAAACAAGGCTTAAATGTCGATAAACTGCTGGAAAAGGTGCTGCTTGAAGCGGAGCTTAAGGACCTGAAGGCTAACCCTAACAGGCGTGCTTCCGGAACCGTTATTGAGTCAGCTCTCGATAAGGGTAGGGGGTATGTTGCTACCGTTCTTGTTCAGAACGGAACCCTACACCAGGGCGATATCATGCTGGCCGGAATATACTATGGTCACGTAAAAGCCATGTTCAACGAACGCGGTCAGCGAATACAGGAAGCAGGTCCAGCTACTCCCGTTCAGGTGATTGGTTTAAACGGCGCCCCACAGGCTGGCGATTACTTTAACATTCTCGACTCCGACCGTGAGGCTCGCGAAATTGCAAACAAGCGCGAGCAGCTGGTGCGCATGCAAAGCATGAAAACTAAGAAGCACATCACCCTCGACGAGATTGGTCGCCGTATTGCCATTGGTAACTTCAAGGAACTTAACCTGGTTGTGAAGGGCGATGTGGACGGTTCAATAGAAGCGCTATCCGACTCCCTGATCAAGCTCTCAACCGAGCAGGTACAGGTTAACGTAATACATAAGGCAGTAGGTCAGATTTCCGAATCGGATATCCTGCTTGCAGCAGCATCAAACGCCATTGTAATTGGCTTCCAGGTTCGCCCATCGGCCGGTGCCCGTAAGCTAGCCGAGAAGGAGGAAATTGATATACGTCTGTACTCCATCATCTACGATGCCATTAACGAGATTAAGGATGCCATTGAGGGTATGCTTGCCCCTGAGATTAAGGAGGAGATTACCGGATCGGCCGAGGTGCTTGAAACATTCAAGATTACCAAGGTTGGAACAGTGGCCGGATGTATTGTTCGTGAAGGAAAAATCTCGCGCAGCAATAAGGTTCGTCTTATCCGCGATGGTATTGTAATCTACACCGGCGAACTTGAATCGCTCAAGCGCTTCAAGGACGATGTTCGTGAGGTTTCATCGGGCTTTGAGTGTGGATTAAATATCAAGAACTTTAACGACATCAAGGTTGGCGATATTGTTGAGGGATTCCAGGAGGTTGAGGTTAAACGAAAACTCTAACCATTAAATACATAAACAGAAAGGGTTGCGTAGCAACCCTTTTTTCGTTTACCCTTTAAACCAGCGGAAAGCAGGTTTACCTTTATGGTATTCAGTAAGCAGTAGTTTTGGCTTTTAGTATTTGGTTGATTTAAAACAAATCTGTGTTTGTATTTGCTGTCAGCTAACAACAATCATGCATAAACTTAACCTGTAATCCTGAGCGTAGCAAAGGATATCTATTTATATATCGTTTAATAATGTTTCGGTGGAATCTATCAGGATATATAGGGACTCAACATGAAAAATCTCCCTAACTAAAAGACTATGACTTTTTTTCGATTTTCGCAGGGCCAGAAATAAGCAGAAACAACACGCTAATTCATTCAAAAACACGAATTCGTTAAATTGATTCCCTAATTTTTTTTCATCCCTTCATTCACTTCCCGCCAAGTAGTCTAATTCTAAATTACACCTTGCTGTTGCTTGTAGTTTCTTTTTGGCTTAACTTAAGGCAAAAATCTTGAGTATGGAGGTTGAAAAGATACTCAGCAAATATCCAAGACGAAAGGATTACCTACTGGAAATCCTGCACGATATCCAGAACCATAGCACCAAAAATTTCATTCCTGAGGAGGCTGTTCAAAGGGTTGCAGAGCATTTAAATATCAAAAAGGCACAGGTTTATGGGGTTATTGGGTACTACTCCATGTTAAGCATTAAACCGCGCGGAAGGTATGTTATTCGTGTATGTGCCTCGCCAATCTGCAACATGATGGGTAGCTGTAGCCTTTTGGATTACCTTAAACAAAAACTTGGTGTTGAGCTGGGCGAAACCTCAGCCGATGGACTTTTTACCCTTGAAACATCGGAGTGCTTAGGCAACTGCGCTGCGGCACCGGCCATGATGGTAAATCAGGAAATGTACGGTAAACTTACGCCGGAAATGATCGATAGCCTGCTGGAACACTACTCCCGGCAAACCAAATAAAACCGAATGTTATGCTCAAAGAATACCGAATAGCCTTACGGAATTCGGGGCTTATTAACCCTGAAAGTATCGATGAGTTCATTGCAGCCGATGGCTACCAGGCTTTACGTAAGGCCCTGAAAAGTGAACCCCTTGGAATTTACGAGGAGATTTACGATTCCGGGTTGCGTGGCCGTGGTGGTGCGGGTTTTCCTACCGGGGCAAAGGAAAAAGCTGCTGCCGTAATCTGCTCCGATTGCGAAAAGTATGTGATTTGCAACGCCGATGAGGGCGAGCCTGGCACCTTTAAGGATAGGATTATCATGGAAACCGACCCGCATTCGCTAATCGAAGGGTTGGTTATTGCTGCTTACAGCATTGGCGCGCACAAGGGGTTCGTTTATATCAGGGGTGAGTATGAGCTAAGTATCCAAAGGGTTCAGAATGCTATTGAGCAGGCCTATGGCCGTGGGTTTCTGGGTAAGAATATTTTGGGCAGCGGATTCGATTTCGACCTAGAAGTTCGGCGTGGTGCAGGCTCCTACCTTTGCGGTGAGGAGCTAACCCTGATTGAGTCAGTTGAGGGGAAAAGGGGTTACCCGCGTATTAAGCCCCCTTACCCTGCCGAGAAGGGGCTTTGGGGCTCACCTACCCTAATCAACAACGTTGAAACACTTGCAAACTTCCCAGCAATTATTCTGAATGGGGCAAAGTGGTACCGCTCCCTTGGAACCGAAAATTCGCCCGGTACTAAAATTTTTACCATTAGCGGCGATGTAAATAAGCCCGGATTCTATGAGTTTCCAATGGGAATCACTTTAAGGGAGTTAATCTACGATGTGGCAGGTGGCATTAGGAATGGAAAACCTTTTGGGGCTGCGCTAATAGGCGGCGCTGCTGGCACGTTCGCTTCGGAGCAACACTTAGATGTGCCCATGGGCTACGATAAGCTTCGCGAGGTTGGACTAACCCTTGGCTCGGGTGCTGTAATAGTTATGGATGGCACTCGCAACCTAAACCAAACCATGCTATCAATACTTAAATTCTTTAAGCATGAAAGCTGCGGCAAGTGTATTCCATGTAGGGTGGGAACGACTCAACTCCACAACACGCTTAAAGATAGTTTGGCGCAGCAAAGCTTCAACAACAACCAAGTTTACCCTGAACTTATAAGGCAAGCCGAGCTGATTGCGCGTACATCGCTTTGTCCGCTTGGCCAATCACCAATTCTCCCCCTAAAAAGTTTATGGGAACACATACTGGTAAAACAAACTGCAAATAAGTAGCTATGGCTAAAGTAAAGATACATATTGATGGTAAGGAGGTGCTGGCAACCGAGGGTGCCAACTTGTTACACCAAGCACGGCTTAACGGTTTCAACATACCCGGCCTATGCTATCACCATAAATTAACACCTACTGGGGCCTGCCGTTTATGTCTGGTTAAGGTTGAGGGACAACGGGGCATGGTTGCATCGTGCACCCTTGCCGTAAAAGAGGGAATGAATATTGTTGCCTTTGACCAGGAACTGGAGGAAACCCGTCGTTTCCTTTTGGACTATTTGGTAAGCGAGCAAAACACCCAATACGATGGCACCTATCCCGATGAGCTCAGGGAGCTAATGCTAAGGTATGGGCTCGATAAGCCAGAAAACCGATTCTTTAAACCGGTTAAACCTCATGTTGAGTTTAGGGTTGATAGTTCCTCGCCCGTGCTTACCTATGACCCTTCAAAGTGCATAAAGTGCTTTAGGTGCATAAAGGCTTGTGACGAGGTGCAGGGGAAAAATGTGCTGTCGTTCTATGAGCGGGGGTTGAATTCCTTTATAGTTGCAGGTACCGGAGTTTGGGGCGATAGCGAGTGCGATGGCTGTGGTGAGTGTATCCAGCTTTGCCCTACCGGAGCTATAGTGGAAAAACCCAACAGGGAAACCATAAATTTGGAAAAGGTTGAGAAAAGGGTTCGAACCACTTGTCCATATTGCGGTGTTGGATGCCAAATTGAGCTGCTGGTGCAGGATGGCAAGATAGTTCGCAGCAATGGCGTAGAGGGAGTTCTACCAAACGATGGGCGGCTTTGCGTAAAGGGCCGATTTGGGTATGAGTTTGTTCACAGTCCCGAACGTCTCACAAAACCCCTTATCCGTAAAAACGGTGAGCTTGTTGAGGCAACCTGGGACGAAGCTCTAACCCTGATTGCCACAAAGTTTAGTGAGTTAAAGGAAAAGTATGGCCCCGATTCGCTGGCAGGCTATGCATCGGCCAAGTGCACCAATGAGGATAACTATATCTTCCAAAAGTTTATTAGAACGGTATTTGGAACCAACAACATCGATTACTGTACCAGGCTTTGCCACGCTTCAACAGTAACGGCAATGCTAAAGTCCATTGGCGATGGCGCTGGTAGCAATTCCATTGAAGATTTTGAAACCACCGATTGCCTGATTGTAACCGGCAACAATATCATTGAAACCCATCCCATTACTGCAACCTATGTTAAACGAGGAGCAGCAAAAGGGATGAAAATCATTGTGATTGACCCTAAATGGACGCCCTTGGTTGCCTATGCCACCATCTGGCTACAACCCCGTTTGGGAACCGATGTGGCTCTGCTCAACGGAATGGTCAGGGAGATTATTGCTAACAACTGGGTTGACCACAGCTTTATTGAGAGCAGGGTGGAAGGGGGGATGCAGGCCTTCCTTGAGCTAAAGGAGCTAGTTGAAAAGTATACCCCTGAAGTCACCGAAAAAATTACGGGCGTTCCAGCTCAAAAAATCAAAGATGCCGCCCGAATATACGCAACTGCCAAAACTGCAATGGTTGCTACGGGAATGGGCATGAGCCAGCAGGTTACAGGCACTCATAACGTGTTTAGTTTGCTTAACATGATACTCGTAACCGGGAAGATTGGGAAGGAGCGATGTGGGATTGACCCACCCCGTGGGCAAAATAATGTTCAGGGCGCTACCGATGTGGGATGTCATCCTGCCATGTATCCTGGGTATATTCCGGTTTCGGATGTTGAAAATAGACGTAAGGTGGCTCAGGTTTGGGGTGTGCCTTTCGAAAGGCTTTCCGATAGGCCAGGCCTTACAACCGTTGAAATCATTCAGGCCGCCTACCATGGCAAGATAAAAGGGCTTTACATTATGGGCGAAAACCCCATGATTAGCGATCCCAACCTTAACCATACCGAGGAGGCACTTCAAAAGCTTGATTTTTTGGTGGTACAGGATATTTTCCATACTGAGACTACCCGTTTTGCACATGTTGTGCTGCCCGCTTCATCGTGGGCGGAAAAGAACGGAACATTTGTTAACAGCGATAGACGTGTGTTGCGGGTTCGCAAAGCGGTCGATTGTCCAGGCGATGCCCGTGAGGATTGGCGTATTATCCACGAACTAGCTGCCCGCATGGGCAAGCCCATGCCTAACTACCGCAACGAGGCCGAGATATTCGACGAGCTGGCAATGGTAACCCCTATTATTGCGGGTATATCACATGCAAGGCTCGAGGAGCATGGAATTCAGTGGCCATGTCCAACACCCGAACATCCGGGGACTTCAACTCTCTATACCGACAGGTTTAACACCCCTACCGGTAAGGCAAAACTTTTCCCAGTTGAGCATGTTGACCAAACCGAAAGGGCTACCCCTGAGTACCCATTTATTCTCAATTCGGGCAGAATACTTTACCACTACCATACCGGAACCATGAGCCGCAGGAACAAGACACTTACCAACTTTACTAACCACCCCTATGTGATAATACACCCCAACGATGCATCGAAACTTGGTGTAAAAACTGGAGAAAGGGTAAGAATAACCTCGTCGCGTGGAACCCTAGAGACCCAAGTACATATAGCCGATGAGGTGCTTGAGGGAGAACTTTTTATGCCCTGGCATTACACGGAGGCTCAGGTCAACCGTTTAACCCGTGATGAGCTTGACCCATACAGCCGGATAGCTCCGTTTAAGATTTCGGCAGTTAAGGTTGAGGTGTTGAGCTAAGTAAAAACTCCAACGGGATACCTAAACGCTTACTCCATGCCTTTTCGCTGTGGTTTTCACCGGGAAAATACTTGGTAATCCAGCTATGACTATTGAACCCTTTTTTAACCATAATACTATCAATCCTTTTCTGAATCTCTGGGTACATGGCGTCAAGGGTTTGATTGCCACAGTCAAAATAAACTTTATGGTTTTTGGGATTAGGTAATTTTTTGTTCAGGTACCTGATCATTGAGTTTGGGAAAGGATTATTTTCAGTGGTAAAAGAACCAACCCAATGGGTAGAAAGGCAGGCTGCACCCCCAAAAATTTTTGGGTATTCGCAAAGGGCATAAATTGAAATTAGTCCACCCATACTGCTTCCAGCAATAAAGGTATTTTCCCTGTTGGTGTAAACAGAATATCTTTTATCAATGTAGGGTTTAAGTTCTTTTACAATAAATTTCAGGTAATTATCGGATTGGGGCTGAAAACATCCTTCTGTTCTGCCTACCCTTTTCAGCTGAGCATTAATGGTGTCTTTTTCAGCTTGCGAAAGTTTTTCGAATGGTTTTTGTGGGAAATAGTCCTGGTGTCGGGTT from Tenuifilum sp. 4138str includes:
- the nusA gene encoding transcription termination factor NusA, with protein sequence MENLNLIDSFLEFKELKNIDRPTMMSVLEDVFRSMLVKLYGSDDNFDIIINIDKGDFVIYRNREVVEDGAVEDPNRQISLSDARKIDEDYEVGEEVTSEVSLSEFGRRAILALRQNLTSRIMELERNNLYSKYKDRIGEIITGEVYQVWKKEILVLDDEGNELILPKSEQIPSDFYRKGDSIRAVVYKVEMRNNTPQIILSRTANAFLERLFELEVPEIFDGLITIKKIVRIPGERAKVAVESYDERVDPVGACVGMKGSRIHGIVRELRNESIDVINYTTNTQLFIQRALSPAKITSIKIDEENKRAEVYLKPSEVSLAIGKGGYNIKLASQLTGYEIDVYRESAAEDEEDVSIDEFVDEIDEWIIDVLKGIGCDTAKSVLEIPFDELVKRTDLEEETVKEIIRILKSEFE
- the infB gene encoding translation initiation factor IF-2, encoding MTSDKKIRLSKLAKEFNVGVGTLVEFLHKRGYDVENNPNAKVDQDVVTILEKEFGSELDLKKKTEQQKENLKALRDKKKTISIDDIEKDEDDFSDEPSDDEIIIKTNTIETATPTIEVEKPKIDLKVKGKIDLDTLGKKPKEPKPEPKPEEKPTPVKEQPSTPKEEKEAKPKQDEVIKPNVKVEAPKVVGKIDIEKAGKTHTKEAHRPHQKDEKPQPTKEVIKKPAVEAEKGTPAEPEVTARTQETEPEVYRAEVEKLSGPTIKGKIDLSRFEVKKKPVASSSDFDKEGKKKKRKRIKKGDKVGIDQPQEVKVDKEANKDDFKAKKLKKKNKKKIIRPEVDEEEVQRQIKETLARLTTKGKTKSSKYRREKREILSARQREELERQEQEKQVLKVSEFVSANELSAMMNVPVTDVIDVCMNLGLMVSINQRLDAETMALVADEFGYKVEFVSVDVQEVIKEEEEDKPEDLKPRPPIVTVMGHVDHGKTSLLDYIRHTNVIAGEAGGITQHIGAYSVELEDGRKITFLDTPGHEAFTAMRARGAKLTDVAIIVVAADDAVMPQTVEAINHASAAGVPIVFAINKIDKPTADPERIKGELANMNYLVEDWGGKYQCQEISAKQGLNVDKLLEKVLLEAELKDLKANPNRRASGTVIESALDKGRGYVATVLVQNGTLHQGDIMLAGIYYGHVKAMFNERGQRIQEAGPATPVQVIGLNGAPQAGDYFNILDSDREAREIANKREQLVRMQSMKTKKHITLDEIGRRIAIGNFKELNLVVKGDVDGSIEALSDSLIKLSTEQVQVNVIHKAVGQISESDILLAAASNAIVIGFQVRPSAGARKLAEKEEIDIRLYSIIYDAINEIKDAIEGMLAPEIKEEITGSAEVLETFKITKVGTVAGCIVREGKISRSNKVRLIRDGIVIYTGELESLKRFKDDVREVSSGFECGLNIKNFNDIKVGDIVEGFQEVEVKRKL
- the nuoE gene encoding NADH-quinone oxidoreductase subunit NuoE, which encodes MEVEKILSKYPRRKDYLLEILHDIQNHSTKNFIPEEAVQRVAEHLNIKKAQVYGVIGYYSMLSIKPRGRYVIRVCASPICNMMGSCSLLDYLKQKLGVELGETSADGLFTLETSECLGNCAAAPAMMVNQEMYGKLTPEMIDSLLEHYSRQTK
- a CDS encoding complex I 51 kDa subunit family protein — its product is MLKEYRIALRNSGLINPESIDEFIAADGYQALRKALKSEPLGIYEEIYDSGLRGRGGAGFPTGAKEKAAAVICSDCEKYVICNADEGEPGTFKDRIIMETDPHSLIEGLVIAAYSIGAHKGFVYIRGEYELSIQRVQNAIEQAYGRGFLGKNILGSGFDFDLEVRRGAGSYLCGEELTLIESVEGKRGYPRIKPPYPAEKGLWGSPTLINNVETLANFPAIILNGAKWYRSLGTENSPGTKIFTISGDVNKPGFYEFPMGITLRELIYDVAGGIRNGKPFGAALIGGAAGTFASEQHLDVPMGYDKLREVGLTLGSGAVIVMDGTRNLNQTMLSILKFFKHESCGKCIPCRVGTTQLHNTLKDSLAQQSFNNNQVYPELIRQAELIARTSLCPLGQSPILPLKSLWEHILVKQTANK
- the fdhF gene encoding formate dehydrogenase subunit alpha, whose protein sequence is MAKVKIHIDGKEVLATEGANLLHQARLNGFNIPGLCYHHKLTPTGACRLCLVKVEGQRGMVASCTLAVKEGMNIVAFDQELEETRRFLLDYLVSEQNTQYDGTYPDELRELMLRYGLDKPENRFFKPVKPHVEFRVDSSSPVLTYDPSKCIKCFRCIKACDEVQGKNVLSFYERGLNSFIVAGTGVWGDSECDGCGECIQLCPTGAIVEKPNRETINLEKVEKRVRTTCPYCGVGCQIELLVQDGKIVRSNGVEGVLPNDGRLCVKGRFGYEFVHSPERLTKPLIRKNGELVEATWDEALTLIATKFSELKEKYGPDSLAGYASAKCTNEDNYIFQKFIRTVFGTNNIDYCTRLCHASTVTAMLKSIGDGAGSNSIEDFETTDCLIVTGNNIIETHPITATYVKRGAAKGMKIIVIDPKWTPLVAYATIWLQPRLGTDVALLNGMVREIIANNWVDHSFIESRVEGGMQAFLELKELVEKYTPEVTEKITGVPAQKIKDAARIYATAKTAMVATGMGMSQQVTGTHNVFSLLNMILVTGKIGKERCGIDPPRGQNNVQGATDVGCHPAMYPGYIPVSDVENRRKVAQVWGVPFERLSDRPGLTTVEIIQAAYHGKIKGLYIMGENPMISDPNLNHTEEALQKLDFLVVQDIFHTETTRFAHVVLPASSWAEKNGTFVNSDRRVLRVRKAVDCPGDAREDWRIIHELAARMGKPMPNYRNEAEIFDELAMVTPIIAGISHARLEEHGIQWPCPTPEHPGTSTLYTDRFNTPTGKAKLFPVEHVDQTERATPEYPFILNSGRILYHYHTGTMSRRNKTLTNFTNHPYVIIHPNDASKLGVKTGERVRITSSRGTLETQVHIADEVLEGELFMPWHYTEAQVNRLTRDELDPYSRIAPFKISAVKVEVLS
- a CDS encoding alpha/beta hydrolase, whose protein sequence is MVGIWNGGKTRHQDYFPQKPFEKLSQAEKDTINAQLKRVGRTEGCFQPQSDNYLKFIVKELKPYIDKRYSVYTNRENTFIAGSSMGGLISIYALCEYPKIFGGAACLSTHWVGSFTTENNPFPNSMIRYLNKKLPNPKNHKVYFDCGNQTLDAMYPEIQKRIDSIMVKKGFNSHSWITKYFPGENHSEKAWSKRLGIPLEFLLSSTPQP